Proteins encoded in a region of the Flammeovirga yaeyamensis genome:
- the rpsA gene encoding 30S ribosomal protein S1 — protein MSEQSQDFNWEEFENSQSAFGDGYTAAEKEEMLKMYEGTLNQLNEQEVVKATVVSITDRDVVLNIGFKSDGLVPSNEFRDTPDLKVGDEVEVFVEQQEDNHGQLVLSRRKAKIVRAWENIQNALDNDEVIEGVIKRRTKGGLITDIFGIEAFLPGSQIDVKPIRDFDVFVGKKMELKVVKINHANDNVVVSHKILIEKDLEEQKQRILNNLERGQILEGVIKNMTNFGVFIDLGGVDGLLHITDISWGRISHPEEVLQLDQKVNVVVLDFDDDKKRISLGMKQLTSHPWDSLGEDVEVGAKVKGKIVNVADYGAFLEIMPGVEGLIHVSEMSWSQHLRNPQDFIKVGDEIEAVVLTIDREERKMSLGIKQLTEDPWTKQDLLDKYAVSTKHTGVVRNLTNFGLFLELEEGIDGLVHVSDLSWTKKIKHPSEFIKQGEKLDVIVLEINPEERRLALGHKQLEENPWEHFETVFTPDSDHKGTIISKSDKGAVIELPYGIEGFAMAKNLKKEDGSAPETGESLDFRVLEFSKEDKRILLSHLHTHTEVAAAPKKSAAKKGGKAQAASNEDATTSLGDLDALANLKQQLKDNK, from the coding sequence ATGTCAGAACAATCACAAGACTTCAACTGGGAAGAGTTTGAGAACTCTCAATCAGCATTCGGCGACGGTTATACAGCAGCTGAAAAAGAAGAAATGTTGAAAATGTACGAAGGTACATTGAACCAACTGAACGAGCAAGAGGTAGTTAAAGCTACAGTAGTTTCTATCACTGATCGTGACGTAGTTTTGAACATTGGTTTCAAATCTGATGGATTGGTTCCTTCAAACGAATTCCGTGACACTCCAGACCTAAAAGTAGGTGACGAAGTTGAGGTATTTGTTGAGCAACAAGAAGACAATCACGGTCAACTTGTTCTTTCTAGAAGAAAAGCTAAAATCGTTCGTGCTTGGGAGAATATCCAAAATGCATTGGATAACGATGAAGTTATCGAAGGTGTTATCAAGCGTAGAACTAAAGGTGGTCTTATCACTGATATCTTTGGAATCGAGGCATTCTTGCCAGGTTCTCAAATTGATGTGAAGCCTATCCGTGACTTCGACGTATTCGTAGGTAAGAAGATGGAATTGAAAGTGGTTAAAATCAACCACGCAAATGATAACGTTGTTGTTTCTCATAAGATCCTTATCGAGAAGGATTTGGAAGAGCAAAAGCAACGCATCTTGAACAACCTAGAAAGAGGTCAAATCTTGGAAGGTGTGATCAAAAACATGACAAACTTCGGTGTATTCATCGACTTGGGTGGTGTAGATGGTCTTCTTCACATTACAGACATCTCTTGGGGTCGTATTTCTCATCCAGAGGAAGTATTGCAGCTTGACCAAAAAGTTAACGTTGTTGTACTTGACTTTGATGATGACAAGAAACGTATCTCATTAGGTATGAAACAACTTACTTCTCATCCATGGGATTCTCTTGGTGAAGATGTTGAAGTTGGAGCTAAAGTTAAAGGTAAAATCGTTAACGTTGCTGACTACGGTGCGTTCTTAGAAATCATGCCTGGTGTTGAAGGTTTGATTCACGTATCTGAAATGTCATGGTCACAGCACTTACGTAACCCTCAAGACTTCATCAAAGTTGGTGACGAGATCGAGGCTGTAGTGTTAACTATCGACAGAGAAGAGCGTAAGATGTCACTTGGTATCAAGCAATTGACTGAGGATCCTTGGACTAAGCAAGACTTGTTAGACAAGTACGCAGTAAGCACTAAGCACACTGGTGTTGTTCGTAACTTGACTAACTTCGGTTTATTCTTAGAATTAGAAGAAGGTATTGACGGTCTAGTACACGTTTCTGATCTTTCTTGGACTAAGAAAATCAAGCACCCATCTGAGTTCATCAAACAAGGCGAGAAACTTGACGTTATCGTTCTTGAGATCAACCCAGAAGAGCGTCGTCTTGCTTTAGGTCATAAGCAACTTGAAGAAAACCCTTGGGAACACTTCGAAACTGTATTTACTCCTGATTCAGATCACAAAGGTACAATTATCTCTAAATCTGATAAAGGTGCAGTAATCGAGCTTCCTTACGGAATCGAAGGTTTTGCTATGGCTAAAAACTTGAAGAAAGAAGATGGTTCTGCTCCTGAAACTGGTGAGTCATTAGACTTCAGAGTTTTAGAATTCTCTAAAGAGGATAAGAGAATCTTACTTTCTCACTTGCACACTCACACTGAAGTAGCTGCTGCTCCTAAAAAATCAGCTGCGAAAAAAGGTGGTAAAGCGCAAGCGGCTTCAAACGAAGATGCAACTACTTCATTAGGTGATTTAGATGCATTGGCTAATTTGAAACAACAACTTAAAGACAACAAATAA
- a CDS encoding TonB-dependent receptor, with amino-acid sequence MKKFYYLLLSMLISFSTFGQEVSTLIKGTVIDNDNKEPVIGASVIIEGTTTGSITNYNGEFSIRTSKSGPQTIVVSFVGYTTIEEEVVLKGGEANLGELTLTSDAIGLAEVEVIASVAIDRKTPVAVSTIAPEAIENKLGTKEFPEILKSTPGVYATKQGGGFGDSRINLRGFSSANIAVMINGVPVNDMENGTVYWSNWAGLSDVTRSMQVQRGLGASKVAVPSVGGTINILTKTTDAQKGGNVYYGIGNDGREKMALTLSTGKMDNGYAVTFSGSRTTGQGFVDATSFEGYSYFLNVSKEINKNHMLSFTAFGAPQTHGQRNGYNMGIEDYQRYGGIRYNSDWGYLDGQEYNLFTNSYHKPQISLNHYWTINDKSNLSTSVYVSVGQGGGTGFLGTSKDTDAYRRSDGLIDFEKIRDENIALAEQGLGSETILRSSNNNHTWVGALSVYDNKITDYLTFMGGLDLRYYKGEHYRQVEDLLGGEYFLSNVDVNNPGQKAVVGDKVGYNNDGEVYWLGTFGQLEYSKDNLSAFVSAAVSNTTYYRLDYFQYTDGNQLSDAYDFLGYSAKAGVNYNITENHNVFANTGYISRAPFFRSVFPNHTNNGNKNAENEKIISFELGYGYRSARFNANVNVYHTQWKDRSFTKTVNQDFTANLLGVNATHQGVELDARYNVTPKLTLTGMLSIGDWRWDNDLTNVPVFDQNNQVVDEVNIYIADLKVGNSAQTTAALGLNYELMKGLKLGADYNFFGQNYADFDPTRRDNPEDRSEAWRMKDFSVVDVNVRYNFKLGKLSTTVYGNVDNIFNETYITDAQDGADHTAATATRIYYGLGRTWSMGMKLNF; translated from the coding sequence ATGAAAAAGTTTTATTATTTACTTCTATCGATGTTGATTTCTTTCTCAACATTTGGTCAAGAGGTGTCGACTCTTATTAAGGGTACTGTCATTGATAATGACAACAAAGAACCAGTAATTGGTGCTTCAGTAATTATTGAAGGAACTACAACAGGTTCAATCACAAATTATAATGGTGAATTCTCTATCAGAACTTCTAAGTCAGGACCTCAAACTATTGTAGTGTCTTTCGTAGGTTACACAACTATCGAAGAAGAAGTTGTTTTAAAAGGTGGAGAAGCAAACTTAGGTGAACTTACTCTAACTTCAGACGCTATTGGTTTAGCAGAAGTTGAAGTAATCGCATCTGTTGCCATTGACAGAAAAACTCCCGTAGCGGTTTCTACTATTGCTCCAGAAGCAATTGAAAATAAATTGGGAACTAAAGAATTCCCAGAGATCTTAAAATCAACTCCTGGTGTTTATGCTACTAAGCAAGGTGGTGGTTTTGGTGACTCAAGAATCAACCTTCGTGGTTTCTCTTCTGCAAACATTGCAGTAATGATTAACGGTGTACCTGTTAACGACATGGAGAATGGTACTGTATATTGGTCAAACTGGGCTGGTTTATCTGATGTTACAAGATCGATGCAAGTTCAAAGAGGTTTAGGTGCTTCTAAAGTAGCTGTGCCTTCAGTTGGTGGTACTATTAACATCCTTACTAAAACTACTGATGCACAAAAAGGCGGTAACGTTTACTATGGTATTGGTAACGATGGTAGAGAGAAAATGGCATTGACATTATCTACTGGTAAAATGGATAACGGTTATGCCGTAACTTTCTCTGGTTCTAGAACTACAGGTCAAGGATTTGTAGATGCTACTTCATTCGAAGGTTACTCTTACTTCTTGAACGTATCTAAAGAGATCAACAAAAACCATATGTTGTCATTTACAGCATTTGGAGCTCCACAGACTCACGGCCAAAGAAATGGTTATAACATGGGTATCGAAGATTACCAAAGATATGGTGGTATCCGTTACAACTCTGATTGGGGTTACTTAGATGGTCAAGAGTATAACTTGTTTACAAACTCTTACCACAAACCTCAAATTTCATTAAACCACTACTGGACTATTAATGATAAATCTAACTTATCTACTTCAGTTTATGTATCTGTTGGACAAGGTGGCGGTACTGGTTTCTTAGGTACTTCTAAAGATACAGATGCTTACAGAAGATCTGATGGTCTTATTGATTTCGAAAAAATCAGAGACGAAAACATTGCTTTAGCTGAGCAAGGTTTAGGATCAGAAACTATTTTGAGATCATCTAATAACAACCATACTTGGGTTGGTGCATTATCAGTTTATGATAACAAAATTACAGATTACCTTACTTTCATGGGTGGTCTAGACCTTCGTTACTATAAAGGTGAACACTACAGACAAGTAGAAGACTTATTAGGTGGTGAGTATTTCTTAAGTAATGTTGATGTAAACAATCCTGGTCAAAAAGCGGTAGTTGGTGATAAAGTTGGATACAACAACGATGGAGAAGTGTACTGGTTAGGTACTTTTGGTCAGTTAGAATATTCTAAAGACAACTTATCTGCTTTCGTTTCAGCTGCTGTTTCAAATACTACTTACTACAGATTAGATTATTTCCAATACACAGACGGTAATCAATTATCTGATGCTTACGATTTCTTAGGTTACTCTGCAAAAGCTGGTGTTAACTACAACATCACAGAGAATCACAATGTTTTTGCTAACACTGGTTATATCTCAAGAGCTCCTTTCTTCCGTTCTGTATTCCCTAATCACACAAATAATGGTAACAAGAATGCAGAAAATGAGAAAATCATTTCATTCGAGTTAGGTTATGGTTATAGATCAGCAAGATTCAATGCTAACGTTAACGTTTACCATACTCAATGGAAAGATAGATCATTTACTAAAACAGTAAACCAAGATTTCACTGCTAACCTTTTAGGTGTAAATGCAACTCACCAAGGTGTTGAATTAGATGCTAGATATAACGTTACTCCAAAATTAACATTAACTGGTATGTTATCAATTGGTGATTGGAGATGGGATAACGATTTAACAAACGTTCCTGTATTCGATCAAAACAACCAAGTTGTTGATGAAGTAAACATCTATATCGCAGACCTAAAAGTAGGTAACTCAGCGCAAACTACAGCAGCATTAGGTTTGAACTACGAATTAATGAAAGGTCTTAAATTAGGTGCTGACTACAACTTCTTCGGTCAAAACTATGCAGACTTCGACCCTACTCGTCGTGACAATCCAGAAGACAGAAGTGAAGCTTGGAGAATGAAAGACTTCAGCGTTGTTGATGTAAATGTTCGTTACAACTTCAAGTTAGGTAAATTAAGTACAACTGTTTACGGTAACGTAGATAACATCTTCAACGAAACATATATTACAGATGCTCAGGACGGTGCTGATCATACAGCAGCTACTGCAACAAGAATCTACTACGGTTTAGGTAGAACTTGGAGCATGGGTATGAAACTTAACTTCTAA